A window of the Arachis duranensis cultivar V14167 chromosome 5, aradu.V14167.gnm2.J7QH, whole genome shotgun sequence genome harbors these coding sequences:
- the LOC107490962 gene encoding uncharacterized protein LOC107490962, translated as MLKRDHDIFANIGQIFMTLPPTSNEVPNERTPEVGGENVESVVRSSTDSGALTKSPPHPRSKKRKVDMTNVGATSGATPTNPAPSNVDTDEEDGKDEANEGNRKPSRPRSWTWEHFTKDPKSKTSHPRAKCNLCGASYACDSHRNGTTNMRYHLLNQCKKFPRDSGDPSQTILTFQQKKEGEGVYTAVTFDAEMCRKTLARMIIVDELPFKFVEGGGIQILYEYSAT; from the exons ATGCTGAAAAGAGACCATGATATCTTTGCGAATATTGGTCAAATATTTATGACTTTGCCA CCAACAAGCAATGAGGTGCCCAATGAACGGACGCCTGAAGTTGGGGGTGAAAATGTCGAGTCCGTGGTACGTTCCTCAACGGACAGCGGCGCGCTTACCAAATCCCCGCCCCATCCTAGATCAAAGAAGAGGAAGGTTGATATGACTAATGTGGGTGCAACTTCGGGAGCAACTCCTACAAATCCAGCTCCAAGCAATGTGGACACTGATGAAGAGGATGGCAAGGATGAAGCCAATGAAGGTAACAGAAAACCTTCTAGACCTAGATCCTGGACTTGGGAACACTTTACAAAGGATCCTAAGTCCAAGACATCACATCCTAGGGCTAAATGTAATTTGTGTGGTGCATCATATGCATGTGACTCTCATAGAAATGGTACAACTAATATGCGTTATCATTTGTTGAATCAATGTAAAAAATTTCCTAGGGACTCGGGTGACCCTAGTCAAACAATCCTTACCttccaacaaaaaaaagaggGTGAAGGGGTATATACTGCAGTTACTTTTGATGCTGAAATGTGTAGAAAAACCCTTGCTAGGATGATAATTGTTGATGAGCTACCATTCAAGTTTGTTGAGGGGGGAGGGATTCAGATTCTATATGAGTATAGTGCAACCTAG
- the LOC107491387 gene encoding CASP-like protein 4A3 has translation MNKSLSKNSESSNKFESPVPFHTSPRWDAANTQGSPIYWSSEESPAKPFDNSKAIVAVDKFTQYTPEKSTRRQNPPHHSPVVPAPPPPPVMPPQRESKGEWRREEALRKAALGFRVSEVVVCLISFSVMASDRTQGWSGDSFDRYREYRYCLSVNIIAFAYAGLQAFDLVYQLVTGKHMINHHLRSHFDFFVDQVLAYLLISASSCAASRVDDWQSNWGKDEFTEMASASISMAFLGFVAFAISSLISGYILCTRSSM, from the exons ATGAATAAATCGCTCTCTAAAAACTCCGAGTCGTCGAATAAGTTCGAGTCGCCGGTCCCGTTCCACACTTCACCGCGGTGGGATGCCGCCAACACGCAGGGATCGCCGATATACTGGTCGTCGGAGGAATCGCCGGCGAAGCCCTTCGACAATTCCAAGGCTATCGTCGCCGTCGACAAGTTCACACAGTACACTCCCGAAAAATCCACGAGGCGTCAGAATCCGCCGCATCATTCGCCGGTCGTTCCCGCGCCACCACCGCCTCCTGTTATGCCGCCGCAGAGGGAGTCGAAGGGGGAGTGGAGGAGGGAGGAGGCGTTGAGGAAGGCGGCGCTAGGGTTCCGGGTGAGCGAGGTTGTCGTGTGCCTGATCTCCTTTTCGGTTATGGCTTCCGATAGGACTCAGGGTTGGAGTGGCGATTCCTTTGATCGCTACAGGGAATATAG GTATTGCTTATCTGTGAATATCATCGCATTTGCATATGCAGGATTACAAGCATTTGATCTGGTTTATCAACTAGTCACAGGGAAACACATGATCAACCACCACCTTCGCTCCCACTTTGATTTCTTTGTTGATCAG GTTTTAGCATATCTTCTGATATCGGCATCATCATGTGCAGCCAGCCGGGTCGATGATTGGCAATCGAATTGGGGGAAAGACGAGTTCACAGAGATGGCAAGTGCCTCAATTAGTATGGCATTCCTTGGTTTTGTTGCCTTTgctattagctcacttatctcTGGGTACATTCTTTGTACCCGCAGCTCCATGTGA